In Arthrobacter sp. PAMC25284, a single genomic region encodes these proteins:
- a CDS encoding sugar transferase, whose translation MSNLRQQPAFSAGSHAPAPELAWPRPHTKPKHSVWDDSSRAKRAGSRGSSAIRWTDYANRLRLTDAAVIAISIACAYMVRFGSDARGMGGQQFEARYLWVSGLMLAAWIVALEVYRTRDGRTFGIGSDEYKRVAQATLKLFGALAIAMVFLGFDVVRGYFAVALPMGLLLLCANRWLWRKWLNRQRRNGAYLSKVIVIGNPSDVEYVVNQISGNPCVGYQISGVALSTLNESMELQPPWYRIPVLSTLADVSRMVAVTGADAVIVAGEVPGGSKYIRELGWRLEETGTELVLASALTNVAGPRIHWRQVEGLPLVHVELPQYAGGKHVLKRVVDIVASALALLVLSPLMLSLAVIVKRDSAGPVIFRQERVGRNGVPFNMLKFRSMGQNAENDLEALLGQNEGSGPLFKIRNDPRVTNCGRWMRKFSLDELPQFWNVLVGEMSLVGAAAAAAAGGPGV comes from the coding sequence ATGAGTAACCTCAGGCAGCAACCGGCATTCAGCGCCGGCAGCCATGCGCCGGCCCCTGAGCTGGCGTGGCCGCGACCGCATACGAAGCCCAAGCACTCCGTATGGGACGATTCCTCCCGGGCCAAAAGGGCAGGGTCGCGTGGCTCCAGTGCCATCCGGTGGACGGACTATGCGAACCGTCTGCGCCTTACCGACGCCGCTGTCATCGCAATTTCGATCGCGTGCGCCTACATGGTGCGGTTCGGCAGTGACGCTCGGGGAATGGGCGGCCAGCAGTTCGAGGCGCGCTACCTTTGGGTCTCAGGCCTGATGCTTGCAGCTTGGATCGTGGCCCTGGAGGTGTACCGGACGCGCGACGGCCGGACCTTCGGGATTGGATCGGACGAATACAAACGTGTGGCACAGGCAACGCTCAAACTTTTCGGCGCGCTGGCGATAGCGATGGTTTTCCTGGGCTTCGACGTCGTCCGCGGCTATTTCGCCGTGGCGCTGCCGATGGGACTGCTCCTCCTGTGCGCAAACCGCTGGTTATGGCGGAAATGGTTGAACCGGCAGCGCAGGAACGGCGCGTACCTTTCCAAAGTGATCGTGATCGGAAACCCTTCGGACGTCGAGTACGTCGTGAACCAGATCTCGGGAAATCCCTGCGTCGGCTACCAGATTTCCGGTGTCGCGTTGTCGACGCTGAACGAGTCCATGGAGCTGCAGCCTCCGTGGTACCGAATCCCGGTGCTGTCGACGCTGGCAGACGTATCCCGGATGGTGGCTGTGACCGGGGCCGACGCCGTCATCGTCGCAGGCGAGGTGCCTGGCGGCAGCAAGTACATCCGCGAGCTGGGATGGCGGCTGGAAGAGACCGGCACGGAGCTCGTCCTGGCTTCCGCTCTCACCAACGTCGCCGGTCCCAGAATCCATTGGCGGCAAGTCGAGGGGCTGCCCCTCGTCCATGTGGAGCTTCCCCAGTACGCCGGCGGCAAGCATGTCCTGAAACGCGTTGTCGACATCGTGGCCTCGGCGCTGGCGCTCCTGGTCCTGTCGCCGCTGATGTTGTCACTCGCAGTCATCGTCAAACGCGACAGCGCAGGGCCGGTTATTTTCCGGCAGGAACGGGTAGGCCGAAACGGCGTCCCCTTTAACATGCTGAAGTTCCGTTCAATGGGACAGAACGCTGAAAACGATCTCGAAGCCCTGCTCGGACAAAACGAAGGTTCCGGCCCGCTCTTCAAGATCCGCAACGACCCGAGGGTGACCAACTGCGGACGCTGGATGCGCAAGTTTTCACTCGACGAACTGCCCCAATTCTGGAATGTCCTCGTGGGCGAAATGAGCCTGGTCGGGGCCGCGGCCGCCGCTGCAGCAGGAGGTCCAGGAGTATGA
- a CDS encoding sugar transferase encodes MLIKPGITGLWQINGRSTLPWEESIRLDLYYVENWSLTGDLMILWRTFRAMRSPVGAF; translated from the coding sequence CTGCTGATCAAGCCTGGAATAACCGGGTTGTGGCAGATCAACGGACGATCCACTCTTCCGTGGGAGGAGAGCATCCGGCTCGATCTCTACTACGTCGAAAATTGGTCCCTCACCGGCGACCTGATGATCTTGTGGCGGACCTTCCGGGCCATGCGCAGCCCGGTTGGGGCGTTCTAG
- the dcd gene encoding dCTP deaminase has protein sequence MLISDRDIRTEIDARRIVLEPFDPAMVQPSSVDVRIDKFFRLFDNHKYAHIDPAEDQPELTRLVEVDSGEPFILHPGEFVLGSTYETVTLPDDIAARLEGKSSLGRLGLLTHSTAGFIDPGFSGHVTLELSNMATLPIKLWPGMKIGQLCFFRLSSAAEFPYGSGEYGNRYQGQRGPTASRSHLNFHRTDI, from the coding sequence GTGCTGATCTCTGACCGCGACATTCGTACCGAAATCGACGCCCGCCGGATCGTGCTGGAGCCGTTCGACCCGGCGATGGTCCAGCCGTCGTCGGTTGACGTCCGCATTGACAAGTTCTTTAGGTTGTTTGACAACCACAAGTACGCCCACATCGATCCGGCCGAGGACCAGCCCGAACTGACCCGGCTGGTGGAAGTGGATTCGGGCGAACCGTTCATCCTGCACCCGGGCGAGTTTGTGCTCGGCTCCACCTATGAGACGGTCACGCTGCCCGATGACATCGCCGCACGGCTGGAAGGCAAGTCCTCGCTGGGCAGGCTTGGTCTGCTCACGCATTCCACGGCGGGCTTCATCGACCCGGGATTCTCCGGCCACGTCACCTTGGAACTATCAAACATGGCGACCTTGCCGATCAAACTTTGGCCGGGCATGAAAATCGGCCAGTTGTGCTTCTTCCGGCTCTCGTCAGCGGCGGAATTCCCCTACGGCTCCGGCGAGTACGGCAACCGGTATCAAGGCCAGCGCGGCCCGACCGCCAGCCGCAGCCATCTCAACTTCCACCGGACAGACATCTAG
- a CDS encoding cation:proton antiporter regulatory subunit, producing MNVDETDLPGLGRRKDFMTASGRRIGIVEYREGQTELIVSTWDDPDTCQASIPLTTEEANTLGNLLGGQRLAAQLAEAHREVPGIVTRQFSIGAEAPYTDQPMGKACIRSRSGASIVAIMREGEVLASPGPDVVLRCGDLLVAVGTQEGLDTAAGILRNG from the coding sequence ATGAACGTGGACGAGACAGATCTCCCCGGCCTGGGCCGGCGCAAAGATTTTATGACCGCCTCCGGGCGCCGGATCGGCATCGTGGAGTACCGCGAGGGCCAGACGGAACTGATCGTCTCGACTTGGGATGATCCCGATACCTGCCAGGCGTCCATTCCGCTGACCACGGAGGAGGCCAACACCCTGGGCAACCTGCTGGGCGGCCAGCGCCTGGCCGCCCAGCTCGCAGAGGCCCACCGGGAGGTCCCGGGCATCGTCACCCGCCAGTTCTCGATCGGGGCGGAAGCGCCATACACTGACCAGCCGATGGGCAAAGCCTGCATCCGCTCCCGCAGCGGCGCATCGATCGTCGCGATCATGCGCGAAGGCGAAGTTCTCGCCTCACCGGGACCCGACGTCGTCCTGCGCTGCGGCGATCTCCTCGTTGCCGTGGGAACGCAGGAAGGCCTGGACACCGCAGCCGGCATCCTGCGCAACGGCTAG
- a CDS encoding MFS transporter, which produces MNSAAPGSIRPSSELESGNHVSRKGQVLAWAVWDWGSASFNAVMTTFVFTVYLTSGAFGGKDQTSAVLGGALALAGAVIAVLAPVTGQRSDSGGRRKLWLGVNTAATALLTGLCFFVFPRPEFLLLGVTLIALGNVFFEFAGVNYNAMLAQISTPKNIGKVSGFGWGMGYLGGIAALVAVLQLFVQPAFDWFGASTQDGLNIRLVAVFSAIWFLVFALPVLLAVPELPRPVRGPRPGVRASYGLLVRRIKAIYQTSPHTIFFLLASAVFRDGLAAVFTFGGVIAAGTFGFDLRDVIFFAIFGNIVAAAGAVGGGFLDDRIGPKAVIVGSLVGLLAAGTAILVLGNANYVVFGFDWSGSTTFWVFGLFLSLFVGPAQSSSRAYLARLAPGGEAGELFGLYATTGRAASFLAPALFTLCITIATPLVAPGEAQRWGILGILVVLLAGLLVLLPVKPPGKTGFASLPAACPPPKQGSAD; this is translated from the coding sequence ATGAACTCCGCCGCTCCCGGGTCCATACGGCCCTCCTCGGAACTCGAATCCGGGAACCACGTCTCCCGCAAAGGGCAGGTGCTGGCCTGGGCCGTCTGGGACTGGGGGTCGGCGTCGTTCAACGCCGTTATGACCACTTTCGTTTTCACGGTCTACCTGACATCCGGGGCGTTTGGCGGCAAAGATCAGACCTCGGCTGTCCTGGGCGGCGCACTGGCCCTCGCGGGCGCGGTGATCGCCGTGCTGGCGCCGGTCACCGGGCAGCGTTCGGACTCCGGCGGGCGCCGGAAGTTATGGCTCGGCGTCAACACTGCCGCCACTGCGCTCCTGACCGGCCTTTGCTTCTTTGTTTTTCCCCGGCCGGAATTCCTGCTCCTGGGCGTGACGCTTATTGCGCTCGGCAATGTGTTCTTTGAATTCGCGGGAGTGAACTACAACGCCATGCTGGCCCAGATTTCCACGCCGAAAAACATCGGCAAAGTCAGCGGATTCGGCTGGGGCATGGGCTATCTTGGCGGTATCGCCGCGCTCGTGGCGGTGCTGCAGCTGTTCGTCCAGCCCGCCTTCGACTGGTTCGGCGCTTCCACGCAGGACGGCCTGAATATACGGCTCGTTGCCGTGTTCTCCGCGATATGGTTTTTGGTCTTTGCCCTGCCTGTGCTCCTGGCGGTGCCGGAACTTCCCCGGCCGGTGCGGGGTCCCCGGCCCGGGGTCCGCGCTTCCTACGGCCTGCTAGTGCGCCGGATCAAGGCGATCTACCAGACCAGCCCGCACACCATATTCTTCCTGCTCGCCAGTGCGGTCTTCCGTGACGGGCTGGCCGCGGTCTTCACGTTCGGCGGCGTCATTGCGGCCGGAACGTTTGGTTTCGACCTGAGGGATGTCATCTTCTTCGCGATCTTCGGCAACATTGTGGCTGCTGCCGGGGCCGTGGGCGGCGGTTTCCTGGACGACCGGATCGGGCCGAAAGCCGTGATTGTGGGTTCGCTGGTGGGACTGCTGGCCGCCGGCACTGCCATTCTGGTCCTCGGCAACGCCAACTATGTTGTCTTCGGGTTCGACTGGAGCGGGTCCACCACGTTCTGGGTGTTCGGCCTGTTCCTGTCCCTGTTTGTGGGGCCGGCGCAATCCTCGTCCCGCGCCTACCTGGCCCGGCTCGCCCCGGGCGGTGAGGCGGGCGAGTTGTTTGGCCTCTACGCGACCACCGGCCGTGCTGCGAGCTTCCTGGCCCCGGCGCTGTTCACTCTGTGTATCACTATCGCGACTCCTCTCGTGGCTCCCGGCGAGGCCCAGCGCTGGGGCATCCTGGGCATTTTGGTGGTGCTGCTGGCCGGGTTGCTCGTGCTGTTGCCGGTTAAGCCGCCGGGCAAAACCGGGTTCGCGTCCCTTCCCGCGGCCTGCCCACCTCCGAAACAAGGCTCCGCGGACTAG
- a CDS encoding Na+/H+ antiporter subunit A translates to MITVLALHFVLAAVAPPLFRRFGRSAFYALAAVPAGSFAWLILQHGAIYSRTDAEPDPGADTAGTGGAIAQVLPWIPDLKLELAFRMDALSWVMSLLVLGVGALVLVYCARYFKAGDENLGGFGAQLLAFAGAMFGLVTADDLLLMFVFWELTTVLSYLLIGYARTRLSARRSALQALMVTTAGGLAMFIGLVILGTAAGTYRIQAIMELAPALVTGPAGAAVGAAVVLILIGAVTKSALVPFHFWLPGAMAAPTPVSAYLHAAAMVKAGIYLVARLAPGFNETAYWLPVVLGLGLATMLVGGYRALRQTDIKLILAYGTVSQLGFLTMVVGLGTPEAALAGLALLLAHGLFKATLFLVVGIIDHQAGTRDIRQLSGVFGSARALAVVAAIGAASMAGLPPLAGFVAKESVFEAFVDYGAGSAAGQLLLAGLVIGSILTFAYSARFMWGAFSVKTGVAPTPFKPIPPAFLAAPAVLSALTVLYGLWPAPVDGWIQPYAALVAAGGAVDGGAGYLALWHGFTPALGLTAVTFALGLAMYFGRPAVSRLQDRVPGWIDGDRAYQLTIGALDDIAVWVTGRTQRGSLFFYLSVILTVAFVLPLTALLLARKPLPDGLYLIDPNSPLQLVAGTGIVIGALAAVRANKRFLAVLMVAVTGYGIALMFALQGAPDLALTQVLVESIILVAFVLAMRSLPAELRDRTGGKYRLVRVVIGLSFGVTMIFVAIYALGARVALPVSLEFPRLAYEGGGGLNVVNVILVDIRAWDTFGEIAVLALAATGVASLIFVRGRGDNIQTSSTVAEGTVGRLHRARGSTRDAAALATNRRFAAATRDAWLVAGRTLAPERRSIIFEVVTRLIFHSMIVFSLYLLLAGHNLPGGGFAGGLTAGLALTIRYLAGGRFELREATPVSAGALLGIGLATAAAAGLAPLLLGGQVFQSAIIELWLPVFGDIKFVTSTIFDIGVYVVVVGLVLDVLRSLGAEIDEHFEEGPPESPDAESGGPEPGEVPAATTARGHQ, encoded by the coding sequence GTGATCACAGTCCTCGCCCTGCACTTCGTCCTGGCCGCTGTGGCACCGCCGCTGTTCCGGAGATTCGGCCGCAGCGCGTTCTATGCCCTGGCCGCCGTTCCCGCCGGCTCGTTCGCCTGGCTAATCCTGCAACATGGCGCCATCTACTCCCGGACCGACGCAGAACCCGACCCGGGTGCCGACACGGCCGGCACGGGCGGAGCCATCGCGCAGGTACTGCCGTGGATTCCGGACCTCAAGCTCGAATTGGCATTCCGAATGGATGCACTGTCCTGGGTCATGTCGCTGCTGGTGCTCGGTGTGGGCGCGCTGGTCTTGGTCTACTGCGCCCGGTACTTCAAGGCAGGCGATGAGAACCTGGGCGGTTTCGGCGCCCAGCTTCTCGCCTTCGCCGGGGCGATGTTCGGGCTGGTGACTGCCGATGACCTGCTCCTGATGTTCGTCTTCTGGGAATTGACCACCGTGCTGTCCTACCTGCTGATCGGCTATGCCCGGACCAGATTGTCCGCCCGCCGCTCGGCGCTGCAGGCCCTCATGGTGACCACTGCCGGCGGTCTGGCCATGTTTATTGGGCTGGTCATTCTCGGTACTGCAGCAGGCACCTACCGGATCCAGGCCATCATGGAGCTGGCCCCGGCACTGGTCACGGGACCGGCCGGGGCCGCCGTGGGGGCCGCCGTCGTGCTCATCCTGATCGGTGCGGTCACCAAGTCCGCGCTGGTCCCGTTTCATTTCTGGCTCCCCGGCGCCATGGCGGCACCCACCCCCGTGAGCGCGTACCTGCACGCCGCGGCGATGGTGAAAGCAGGCATTTACCTCGTGGCGCGCCTCGCGCCCGGGTTCAACGAGACGGCTTACTGGCTTCCGGTCGTCCTCGGCCTGGGGCTGGCCACGATGCTGGTGGGCGGCTACCGGGCTCTCCGCCAGACCGATATCAAGCTCATCCTGGCCTACGGCACAGTGAGCCAGCTCGGCTTCCTGACCATGGTGGTGGGACTCGGCACACCCGAGGCGGCCCTCGCCGGACTCGCCCTCCTTCTGGCCCACGGGCTGTTCAAAGCCACCCTCTTCCTGGTTGTGGGCATCATCGACCATCAGGCCGGAACACGTGACATCCGCCAACTTTCAGGAGTTTTTGGTTCCGCCCGTGCCCTGGCCGTCGTGGCGGCCATCGGCGCCGCCTCGATGGCCGGGCTTCCACCACTTGCCGGTTTTGTTGCGAAGGAGTCGGTCTTTGAAGCGTTCGTCGACTACGGCGCCGGTTCGGCGGCCGGGCAGCTGCTCCTGGCCGGACTGGTCATCGGCTCCATCCTGACCTTCGCTTACAGCGCCCGCTTTATGTGGGGCGCCTTCAGTGTGAAGACGGGCGTGGCACCGACACCTTTCAAGCCGATCCCGCCGGCTTTCCTCGCCGCACCCGCGGTGCTGAGCGCCCTGACGGTTCTTTATGGGCTGTGGCCCGCCCCGGTCGACGGCTGGATCCAGCCCTACGCTGCGCTCGTTGCCGCTGGCGGGGCGGTCGACGGCGGTGCCGGCTACCTGGCGCTGTGGCATGGATTCACCCCTGCATTGGGGCTGACCGCCGTCACCTTCGCCCTGGGCCTCGCCATGTACTTCGGCCGGCCGGCTGTGTCCCGTCTGCAGGACCGGGTGCCCGGCTGGATCGACGGTGACCGCGCCTATCAGTTGACCATTGGTGCGCTCGACGACATCGCGGTCTGGGTGACCGGCCGGACCCAGCGCGGTTCGTTGTTCTTCTACCTTTCCGTCATCCTGACGGTCGCCTTCGTGCTGCCGCTGACCGCACTTCTGCTCGCCCGCAAGCCGCTGCCGGACGGCCTCTACCTGATCGACCCCAACTCACCGCTGCAGCTCGTGGCCGGTACCGGGATCGTCATCGGAGCGCTCGCCGCCGTACGCGCCAACAAACGGTTCCTCGCCGTGCTGATGGTGGCCGTCACCGGTTACGGGATCGCGCTGATGTTCGCGCTGCAGGGCGCCCCCGACCTCGCCCTGACCCAGGTGCTCGTCGAGAGCATCATCCTCGTGGCGTTTGTCCTTGCCATGCGGAGCCTCCCCGCCGAACTGAGGGACCGCACCGGCGGGAAGTACCGTCTGGTCAGGGTCGTCATCGGCCTCTCATTCGGCGTCACCATGATCTTTGTGGCGATTTACGCTCTGGGCGCCCGCGTGGCGCTGCCGGTCTCGTTGGAGTTCCCGCGGCTGGCCTACGAGGGCGGCGGGGGACTGAACGTCGTTAACGTCATCCTCGTGGATATCCGCGCCTGGGACACCTTCGGCGAGATCGCGGTGCTGGCCCTGGCCGCCACCGGCGTCGCGAGCCTGATCTTCGTCCGGGGCCGCGGCGACAATATCCAGACCTCCTCGACGGTCGCCGAAGGCACCGTGGGGAGACTGCACCGTGCCCGCGGCAGCACACGCGACGCCGCCGCCCTGGCCACGAACCGCCGGTTCGCTGCTGCCACCCGGGATGCCTGGCTTGTGGCCGGGCGTACCCTGGCCCCGGAGCGCCGCTCCATCATTTTTGAGGTTGTCACCCGGCTCATCTTCCACTCCATGATCGTTTTTTCCCTGTACCTGCTCCTCGCCGGCCACAACCTGCCCGGCGGAGGCTTTGCCGGCGGGCTCACCGCCGGCCTCGCCCTGACCATCCGGTACCTTGCCGGCGGCCGGTTCGAATTGCGGGAAGCCACGCCCGTCAGCGCGGGCGCCCTGCTCGGGATCGGCCTCGCCACGGCCGCGGCCGCGGGCCTGGCCCCGCTGCTGCTGGGCGGACAGGTGTTCCAAAGCGCGATCATCGAGTTGTGGCTGCCCGTGTTCGGGGACATCAAGTTCGTCACGTCGACTATCTTCGACATCGGAGTGTACGTCGTCGTCGTCGGACTGGTCCTGGATGTGCTGCGCAGCCTCGGCGCGGAAATTGACGAGCATTTCGAAGAAGGCCCCCCGGAATCACCCGATGCGGAATCGGGCGGGCCGGAGCCCGGCGAAGTCCCGGCCGCAACCACTGCCAGGGGGCACCAATGA
- a CDS encoding Na(+)/H(+) antiporter subunit C produces MSVNLTLLLVMGALYACGIYLILERSLTRVVLGLMLLANATNLLILATGGFAGRAPIFSQDTDPNDYSDPLPQALILTSIVISFAVTAFLLGIIYRTWALARRDDIQDDAEDRRVAATPSFDAEDDAEIPAETSEFPLTITGSDATRAANLAAEEQPGSLRAAPKPEGGRP; encoded by the coding sequence ATGAGCGTCAATCTGACCCTGCTGCTGGTCATGGGAGCCTTGTACGCCTGCGGCATCTACCTGATCCTGGAACGCAGCCTCACCCGCGTCGTGCTGGGCCTGATGCTGCTGGCCAACGCCACGAACCTGTTGATCCTTGCCACCGGCGGCTTCGCAGGACGTGCGCCGATCTTCAGCCAGGACACCGACCCCAATGACTACAGCGACCCCCTGCCGCAGGCGCTGATCCTGACGTCGATCGTGATCTCATTCGCTGTCACCGCCTTTTTGCTGGGCATCATCTACCGCACCTGGGCCCTGGCCCGGCGGGACGACATCCAGGATGACGCTGAGGACCGCCGTGTGGCGGCGACGCCCAGCTTCGACGCCGAGGATGACGCCGAGATCCCCGCCGAGACGTCGGAATTCCCGCTGACCATAACAGGCTCCGACGCCACCAGGGCCGCGAACCTTGCGGCAGAAGAACAACCAGGCTCCCTCCGGGCGGCCCCGAAACCGGAAGGCGGCAGGCCGTGA
- a CDS encoding Na+/H+ antiporter subunit D, whose protein sequence is MNIASFAPLAVLLPVLGAALTFLLIRQARNQRIVSIAVLSVTLLLECWLLATVWEGGAAAVNIGGWLPPWGIVLVVDQFSSLMLVVSSTVSLAVLVYATGQGMADGDEDAPVSIFHPTYLILVAGVSNAFLSGDLFNLYVGFEILLTASYVLMTLGGTGPRIRAGVTYVVVSVVSSVLFLIAIAMIYGATGTINMADLALKLADVDPGTRDLLHVMLLVAFGIKAAVFPLSFWLPDSYPTAPAPVTAVFAGLLTKVGVYAMVRTETLLFPGDALNAPLMVAALLTMVVGILGALAQSDIKRLLSFTLVSHIGYMVFGLALSTVAGLGAAVFYVAHHITIQTSLFLVTGLIERRGGSSSVDRLAGLAKLSPLLGVLFFLPAMNLAGIPPFSGFLGKLGLVQAGVQLGTPLAYALVTGGVLTSLLTLLAVARVWNRAFWRQPADAEHPDPVLLAAPADSATGDRAGKTNVTLLPRTMVGSTLGLVIAGVALTVFAGPLFQLADHSAQEMLDRSAYIQSVLGEETPVPAAPQSGQAQPQNSPQPGAGT, encoded by the coding sequence GTGAACATCGCCAGCTTCGCCCCGCTGGCCGTCCTCCTTCCGGTCCTCGGTGCGGCATTGACTTTCCTGCTGATCCGGCAGGCCCGCAACCAGCGGATCGTCAGCATCGCCGTGCTGTCCGTGACCCTGCTGCTTGAGTGCTGGCTGCTCGCGACCGTGTGGGAGGGCGGGGCGGCGGCCGTGAACATCGGCGGCTGGCTTCCGCCCTGGGGCATCGTGCTGGTCGTGGACCAGTTCTCGTCGCTGATGCTCGTAGTCTCCTCCACGGTGAGTCTCGCCGTGCTCGTCTACGCGACAGGGCAGGGCATGGCGGACGGCGACGAGGACGCCCCGGTCTCGATCTTCCACCCCACCTATCTGATCCTGGTGGCCGGCGTGTCCAACGCCTTCCTGTCCGGTGACCTGTTCAACCTCTATGTCGGATTCGAGATCCTGCTGACCGCCAGCTACGTCCTGATGACTTTGGGCGGGACCGGCCCCCGGATCCGCGCCGGGGTGACCTACGTGGTGGTCTCGGTGGTTTCCTCGGTGCTCTTCCTGATCGCTATCGCCATGATTTACGGCGCCACCGGAACCATCAATATGGCGGATCTTGCGCTCAAGCTCGCGGACGTGGACCCGGGCACCCGGGACCTGCTGCACGTAATGCTGCTCGTGGCGTTCGGGATCAAGGCCGCGGTGTTCCCGCTGTCCTTCTGGCTCCCGGACTCCTATCCGACGGCGCCGGCCCCTGTCACCGCGGTGTTCGCCGGGCTGCTGACCAAAGTGGGCGTCTACGCGATGGTACGGACGGAGACGCTCCTGTTCCCCGGGGATGCGCTCAACGCCCCGTTGATGGTCGCAGCACTGCTGACCATGGTGGTCGGCATCCTCGGCGCACTGGCCCAGAGCGACATCAAGAGGCTTCTGTCCTTCACCCTGGTCAGCCACATCGGCTACATGGTCTTCGGACTCGCCCTGTCCACCGTGGCCGGGCTGGGCGCCGCCGTCTTCTACGTGGCCCACCACATCACCATCCAGACCAGTCTGTTCCTGGTGACCGGCCTGATTGAACGCCGCGGCGGCAGTTCCTCGGTGGACCGGCTGGCAGGGCTGGCGAAACTCTCCCCGCTGCTGGGCGTACTGTTCTTCCTCCCCGCCATGAACCTGGCCGGGATCCCGCCGTTCTCCGGCTTCCTCGGCAAACTCGGCCTCGTGCAGGCCGGCGTGCAGCTCGGCACACCATTGGCCTACGCGCTGGTGACCGGGGGAGTGCTGACCAGCCTGCTGACCCTGCTCGCCGTCGCCCGGGTCTGGAACAGGGCCTTCTGGCGCCAGCCCGCGGACGCCGAACACCCCGACCCGGTACTGCTCGCCGCTCCCGCGGATTCAGCCACGGGAGACCGGGCAGGAAAAACCAATGTCACGCTGCTGCCGCGAACGATGGTGGGGTCCACCCTCGGCCTCGTGATCGCCGGCGTCGCACTCACGGTATTCGCCGGGCCGCTGTTCCAGCTCGCAGACCACTCCGCGCAGGAGATGCTGGACCGGTCCGCCTATATCCAGTCGGTACTCGGCGAGGAAACCCCGGTCCCCGCGGCTCCGCAATCCGGGCAGGCCCAGCCGCAGAACAGCCCGCAGCCGGGGGCCGGGACATGA
- a CDS encoding Na+/H+ antiporter subunit E, translating to MSRQRISLRQEVPLLVWLVFVWGALWQDFSAGNLLFGALISVVVARLLYLPPVELGGRFNVLRAIAFAVIFLGKVVAASIQLLVLAVVTGPRVISAIVAVPLRSHSDLLVTATGHVISLIPGSLVVEVDRSTSTLYIHGINVRTARDVARLRKEVRDTEAGLIRIMGSREELSALKQEGGA from the coding sequence ATGAGCAGGCAGCGGATCTCACTCCGCCAGGAAGTGCCCCTGCTCGTCTGGCTCGTCTTCGTCTGGGGCGCGCTGTGGCAGGACTTCAGCGCGGGTAACCTGCTCTTCGGTGCCTTGATCTCGGTGGTGGTCGCCCGGCTGCTTTACCTTCCCCCGGTGGAGCTGGGCGGCCGGTTCAATGTGCTGCGCGCCATCGCGTTCGCCGTCATCTTCCTGGGCAAAGTGGTGGCGGCGAGCATCCAGCTTCTGGTGCTGGCCGTGGTGACCGGGCCGCGGGTGATCAGCGCCATCGTCGCGGTCCCCCTGCGCAGCCACTCCGATCTGCTGGTCACGGCCACGGGGCACGTCATCTCGCTGATCCCGGGCTCGCTGGTGGTGGAGGTGGACCGGTCCACCTCCACGCTCTACATCCACGGAATCAACGTCCGTACTGCCCGGGACGTGGCCCGGCTCCGCAAGGAGGTCCGCGACACCGAGGCCGGGCTGATCCGCATCATGGGGTCGCGCGAGGAATTGTCCGCCCTAAAACAGGAGGGGGGCGCGTGA
- a CDS encoding monovalent cation/H+ antiporter complex subunit F, which produces MMQLVLTVTAIVLSLAAVGAIIRIAVGPSLLDRVLAADVLLAIFAAALCIDMAVNRRLNNIMLVVAISIIGFVGSVTVARFVADRRETPRDS; this is translated from the coding sequence GTGATGCAGCTCGTCCTGACCGTGACCGCCATCGTTTTGTCCCTGGCCGCCGTCGGAGCGATTATCCGGATCGCGGTCGGCCCCTCGCTGCTGGATCGGGTGCTCGCGGCCGACGTGCTGCTGGCCATTTTTGCGGCCGCGCTGTGCATCGACATGGCCGTGAACCGCCGCCTCAACAACATCATGCTGGTTGTGGCGATCTCCATCATCGGCTTTGTCGGATCCGTGACCGTGGCCCGGTTCGTCGCGGACCGAAGGGAGACTCCCCGTGACTCCTGA
- the mnhG gene encoding monovalent cation/H(+) antiporter subunit G, with the protein MTPEDFPVEAVIDAVSAVFMVAGALLSLAAAIGLLRFPDLMSRMHAATKPQVLGLFLLLFALGLQMRTWWVWPVLLVAWIFQLLTVPVSAHMVGRAGYRTKHLHPELLSTDELEAVVQQAAAQPDPNADDGGPAGSGAPHGR; encoded by the coding sequence GTGACTCCTGAGGATTTCCCCGTCGAGGCAGTGATCGACGCCGTCTCCGCCGTCTTTATGGTGGCCGGCGCCCTGCTGTCGCTCGCGGCGGCCATCGGGCTGCTGCGTTTCCCGGATCTTATGAGCCGGATGCACGCCGCCACCAAACCCCAGGTGCTGGGTCTGTTCCTGCTGCTCTTCGCCCTGGGGCTGCAGATGCGGACCTGGTGGGTGTGGCCCGTCCTGCTGGTGGCCTGGATCTTTCAGCTGCTCACCGTGCCTGTGTCCGCCCACATGGTGGGCAGGGCAGGCTACCGGACCAAGCACCTGCACCCGGAGCTGTTGAGCACGGACGAGCTCGAAGCCGTGGTCCAGCAGGCGGCCGCCCAGCCTGATCCGAACGCCGACGACGGCGGGCCTGCCGGATCCGGCGCACCGCACGGCAGGTAA